The following nucleotide sequence is from Bactrocera oleae isolate idBacOlea1 chromosome 2, idBacOlea1, whole genome shotgun sequence.
TCGCCAATTTAGCCCGAGTAATGTAACAAGATCCAGTGTCATGCTGTTTCCGTGGTAAACCGGAGCCTATATCTAAAACTTAGAGACGACTAACTATAAGTACTTGTACACTGTATCTAACTTGGTATTTCTCATTTAGATGATTTTTCTGGCCCTCTGCAGCAAAAGTAAAACGGAAGTTTCTTCTTGAAGACCAAGACCTTCGGTTGTTAAGTTAATTGACCCTTGTATACATGAATTTCAAACCGCATCTTAATCACGCGTATTGCCTAAAGAGGAATGATTTGGATGTCATAAAAAGAAGATCACAACCGATTCCTAAAGTGCTCCATTTCGTACCATCTTTAGATAATAACCATGGCGAATGTCACCTAGCTGGTTCTTAAGCAAGCCATGAATTACAATCTCATCGTCATAGAACTGATACGGCTGATAATTTCATGGCGACACAAGGACGCTTACTAGTAATTACTGGATAATGCTTTTCAATGTGTGCGTACATGCCTACGTGTATTGCGATGTGTCTGAGTGCATGTGCATTTAATACCAATAATAAGTGATATCTCAAACTCACAGCTCCTTTGCATGCGCCAATGCCGCCTGCCTTGAAATTCTATTGTTCGAGCAGATGGAAATGGATGGAAATGCCACGGATTCAATAGGATACAGTGGATTGGATAGGTTGATGACAATGTACTGAGCGACAAATTGTTCCCAAATCAGTGACAGAATCGTAAATAGCGTAAACATTGTTGTTATATGTACAGCCAACCATATTAATCTGCAAATATGAGATATATACcttagacatatgtatatagacacaACGGTAAATGAACAAAGTGATATAAAAGTACAAATGCATTTATGTATTCTTGTATTCGTATATAAACaagtattgtacaatatataaaaatataccagtAAGTTTAAGCCCTGTAGTAACTTTGTATGAGCGATTACATCTGAAAGCAGCGATTGCCACAGTTTAAGCGCAACTGAAGGCGTTTCTGCTTCGTTTGatgatatatgtacatctgCAACCAAGGGATAGGGGACCTCACGCGAACCTACTCCGAAGAGGGCAAAAACCCTATAGGTCGGAAAGGTGATGGCCTACGTTTTACGGGTTCACTATGTAAGATCTACATCGACTACCAAGATAATGCTCTACTATATCCTATTATGGGGCCAATTTGTCACCAAACTGCGGAAACACCAGACCCATTGGGAGTGGTGGTGTTCTTCCACCATGACATCGTCTTAGCTCAAACCTGCGCCGTGGCCACAGCCAAATTGATGGAATTATACTATGAACTCTTACCGCATATTCTGCATTCTCTTGATTTAGGGTTCTTGCGAAttctttttgttgaaaacttgaaaaaaattaatcgcCGGAAAAAAGTTTTGAGTCCGCCATGCAAACCTTCTTTGTAGACTTCCAGAATACTCACTCAGATTAAAGAAATCGG
It contains:
- the LOC106617632 gene encoding pickpocket protein 19 — protein: MKSTSSAIWWIKSPKKTSKWAIKKRKQSVGATFSNDMTDLFRNISMHAYGKLVDNALNVWEKLIWLAVHITTMFTLFTILSLIWEQFVAQYIVINLSNPLYPIESVAFPSISICSNNRISRQAALAHAKEL